The Dermochelys coriacea isolate rDerCor1 chromosome 12, rDerCor1.pri.v4, whole genome shotgun sequence genome has a window encoding:
- the LOC119841096 gene encoding E3 ubiquitin-protein ligase RNF182-like encodes MSYPHTEGEEKVPNDELECKICYHRFNIHSRKPKILNCLHRVCARCLTKILHIGNGCPCISCPFCRQETELHEDEVEGLPNDTNVMSKLMLKDKTICNSDCEEVVLTPKNLASSSPSHGSSNCLVITIMEVQRDSTRTPSQNTISDYYADHSLDSVSVSSHSQLDQDLFSKLCNHVPRILVWLLGFFYFGSLPLGIYLLVIQKVTLGIACVSFVPSSLTVCLVYGFCQCLCQGMCDCSSRS; translated from the coding sequence TGGAGTGCAAAATTTGTTACCACAGATTTAACATTCATAGTCGTAAACCCAAAATACTGAATTGTCTTCACAGAGTATGTGCTAGATGCCTGACTAAAATACTTCACATAGGAAATGGCTGCCCTTGCATTAGTTGTCCCTTTTGCCGCCAGGAGACAGAGTTGCATGAAGATGAAGTTGAAGGACTACCTAATGATACAAACGTTATGTCCAAACTCatgttaaaagacaaaacaatatgTAATTCCGACTGTGAAGAAGTAGTTTTAACACCAAAGAACTTGGCTTCCTCAAGCCCCTCTCACGGATCTTCAAACTGCTTAGTAATAACAATTATGGAAGTACAGAGAGACTCTACTAGGACTCCAAGCCAAAACACTATCTCAGATTATTATGCAGACCATAGCCTTGACTCAGTATCCGTCAGTTCTCACAGTCAGCTAGACCAAGATCTCTTCTCTAAGCTTTGTAATCATGTACCCAGAATACTGGTATGGCTGTTAGGATTTTTCTACTTTGGCTCACTGCCTCTTGGAATCTATTTATTAGTGATTCAGAAAGTGACACTAGGAATTGCGTGTGTCAGTTTTGTTCCCTCAAGTCTAACTGTATGTCTTGTGTATGGTTTCTGTCAATGCCTCTGCCAGGGAATGTGTGACTGCTCTTCAAGAAGCTGA